GGGTTTCTTCATCCCAGGGATCATTCAAATTCATAATCCCATCTCCCGAAGCTTTGAAATGATTGTTGATAATGAAGTATTCTTCTGTGTCATAAATACAATTCATTACCAGTGGATTTCTGGGAAATGGTCTATTGTCATTTTCAAAAATCTCGTAAATATCAATAACTTGAACTAAATCGGATTTATAGATAAACGCCAGATTTATATCATACGATGCTGAATAGGCTCGATGTCCTTCCCAATTGTGATTTACATCTATGGAATTTAATTGATCGACTAAAGTATAAAAAAAATCTTGATTTTCAATTTCCTGCAATCCGAAAATTTCTGCATTCATTCCCAAAATAGCATAAGTTACGTAATCTACCGTTGTCTGGTTCTGTTTTGGAAAATGCTCGATATTCCAGGTAACCACATCGAAAGTTTCGTCAGTGCCGAATTCCAGACCGCCAAAATAGAACTGATGCAGGATTTCAATTTCATTGCTCCAGTCCGATATTTCATCATCGAAAACCGCAGCTACTCGGTAGATGTAATATTCATTTTCTTCCACATCGTCATCCAGATATTCGCTTTGATTGATTTCGGTGGTATCGATGATTACAAATTCTGATCTGCCTGTCTGACGTGAAATCAAAAAACCGATCTCCTGATTGCTGTTGTCATCCCAATTCAGATGAATTTCATCATTCAAAGTATTTACCGCTTTCAGATTGGTTGGTTTATCTCTTTTGCCTGAAGGTTCGGTAGATATACCGCAGGAAATGAGTAAAATCATCACAAATAACAAAATTATATTTTTCACTTTTTCTTCTCCAATTTTTCTATTAATAAAACAGCATGCAAAAGATGTTCCGCAATAAAATCCGGCTTGTATTTCCAGTTCTTTCTATTCTCCAGGAATTCCTTCTCTCCATAGCCCGTTCGTACTAAAATCGTCGTTAAACCGGCTTTTTTACCAAATTCAATATCGGCATATTTATCGCCAATCATATAAGACTCTTTTATTGAGAAATTGTATTTTTCACAGGCTTTTTTGAACATTCCCAAACCCGGTTTTCTATCTTCATGATCGATGGTGAAAGGTGCAATTTTACCATCTTTGTGATATGGAGAATGGAAGATCTCAGTGATCTCTGCATTATGTTTTTGTAGTTCTTTCAGCATTTTTTGATGGATTTTATTCATCTCATTTTCAGTATAAAATCCTCTCGCAATCCCAGATTGATTTGTAATCACAAAAACCAGAAAATCCATCTCATTCAATTTTCTGATAGCTTCGGCTGTGAATTCGTAAAGTTCAAAATCTTCCGGTTTATTTATATATCCATTTTCGTCGGAATTTATTGTACCATCACGATCTAAAAAAACTGCTTTTTTCATTTAACTAATAAAACTCCTTTTTCTCCCCCTGTTAAGGGGAAACTATTTCTCAAAGACGGAGCTTTGAGTTACTTTGTACCGAAAACATCTTGTTTGCGATCCTCAAAGACGAAGCTTTGAGTTACTTTGTACCGAAAACATCTTGTTTGCGATTCTCAAAGACGGAGCTTTGAGTTGCTTTTGTTCACGTTCAGGAGTGAACGTGTTACAATACTTTTTCTGCACGTTACACTACTTTTTATGATCCGATGTTCTGAATTTAAGAGCATCAGGTAATTTTATGTTAAAAAGCTGGAATCTGTAATTCCAGTAATCAC
The genomic region above belongs to Candidatus Cloacimonadota bacterium and contains:
- a CDS encoding HAD family hydrolase produces the protein MKKAVFLDRDGTINSDENGYINKPEDFELYEFTAEAIRKLNEMDFLVFVITNQSGIARGFYTENEMNKIHQKMLKELQKHNAEITEIFHSPYHKDGKIAPFTIDHEDRKPGLGMFKKACEKYNFSIKESYMIGDKYADIEFGKKAGLTTILVRTGYGEKEFLENRKNWKYKPDFIAEHLLHAVLLIEKLEKKK
- a CDS encoding endonuclease/exonuclease/phosphatase family protein; the encoded protein is MKNIILLFVMILLISCGISTEPSGKRDKPTNLKAVNTLNDEIHLNWDDNSNQEIGFLISRQTGRSEFVIIDTTEINQSEYLDDDVEENEYYIYRVAAVFDDEISDWSNEIEILHQFYFGGLEFGTDETFDVVTWNIEHFPKQNQTTVDYVTYAILGMNAEIFGLQEIENQDFFYTLVDQLNSIDVNHNWEGHRAYSASYDINLAFIYKSDLVQVIDIYEIFENDNRPFPRNPLVMNCIYDTEEYFIINNHFKASGDGIMNLNDPWDEETRRYDASNLLDDFISENLPDANVFVIGDLNDELDDNSANNVFQNLIDNSSEYLFVDMDIAWGPNNYWSYPGWPSHLDHIMITNELFDEFAFSDSSVETILLDEYLDGNWGEYDNYVSDHRPVGLNLDLEE